From Deferrisoma camini S3R1, the proteins below share one genomic window:
- a CDS encoding response regulator, producing MKTILLVDDSSTLRMSMTSILSKAGYQAEEAPSAEHALDKLKSGLKPNLIITDLNMPGMDGIGLIREARKLPGLRFTPILMLTTESQQAKRQEARAAGATGWLVKPVAAEDLLKVIKQVVPGA from the coding sequence ATGAAGACGATCTTGTTGGTGGACGATTCCAGCACGCTGCGGATGAGCATGACCTCGATTCTCTCGAAAGCCGGGTACCAGGCCGAGGAGGCTCCGAGCGCGGAGCACGCTTTGGACAAGCTGAAGTCCGGTCTCAAACCGAACCTCATCATCACCGACCTGAACATGCCGGGGATGGACGGGATCGGCCTGATTCGGGAGGCGCGCAAGCTTCCGGGCCTACGGTTCACCCCCATCCTGATGCTCACCACGGAGTCCCAGCAAGCCAAGCGCCAAGAGGCGCGGGCGGCCGGGGCGACCGGCTGGTTGGTGAAACCTGTTGCGGCCGAAGACCTTCTCAAGGTGATCAAGCAGGTCGTTCCCGGCGCGTAG
- a CDS encoding chemotaxis protein CheA: MNPLLAEFITETRDLLEQASQGFLALEKAPGDPETLNGLFRAMHTIKGSSGFFEIGPLTRLVHAAEDVLDAVRQGELDLTPDRVDLFFEVLDRVGEWVDSLEAEERLPPEAEDVSNGLAGRLRGLLSEATDEEPSGAGDAVAEEGDAEDERSACEKVGTAPSWILEVPDDIRRELYQISIEGGPGAVAVTYTPDEQCFFAGDDPFHTARQTPGLRWGRVQTREPWPPPEELDPYRCVLRFRLVAAAPVEEVREWFRYVMDQVELYEVAPEDWGVPAGGPEEGGSGPTANDEKGTRSPGGSEPGGPEDEPLAAAVEILRAQTELLAAPWDPDIRLGVLESVAGVLGSVLTELGDAAGEERVAEALETARAQGSGEPLRALALDVLSRLLGAEKMQQEGAGVEPAPQADGPAPERSPQENGTASGQKIRVLKVDQARIDALMDLVGELVVAKNALPFLARKAEEVFKVRDLAREIKNQHAVINRIAEELQGAVMQVRMVPVSHAFQRFPRLVRDLSRKLGKKVRLVMEGEETEADKNVVEDLAEPLVHLVRNSIDHGIETPEEREAAGKPPEGEIRLRAVQFDDQVWIEVIDDGRGMDPEVLKRKAYEKGILSEERLETITDDEALHLIFAPGFSTAEQVSDVSGRGVGMDAVRAMVDRVGGSVSVQSTLGRGTLIRLSLPLSMAVTRVMIVEVGGETLGVPIENIVETVRVPTDEIHRIKRHEAVVLRDRLVPLCRLGRVLDLGGDEAGPGEEEAVLVVSIDGRELGLVVDRFHEGVDIILKPLEGIMAGFRLYAGTALLGDGRVLLVLNLRELVACL, encoded by the coding sequence ATGAACCCGCTGCTGGCCGAGTTCATCACCGAGACCCGGGATCTCCTGGAACAGGCGAGCCAGGGGTTTCTCGCCCTGGAAAAGGCTCCCGGCGACCCTGAGACCCTCAACGGGCTGTTCCGGGCCATGCACACCATCAAGGGGTCGTCGGGGTTCTTCGAGATCGGGCCGCTGACGCGCCTCGTGCACGCCGCCGAGGACGTACTGGACGCCGTTCGGCAGGGGGAACTCGACCTCACGCCGGACCGGGTGGACCTGTTCTTCGAGGTGCTGGATCGGGTCGGTGAGTGGGTGGACAGCCTGGAGGCCGAGGAGCGGCTCCCCCCGGAGGCCGAGGATGTGAGCAACGGCCTCGCAGGGCGCCTGAGGGGACTGTTGTCCGAAGCAACGGACGAAGAGCCCTCGGGGGCCGGCGATGCCGTGGCGGAAGAGGGGGACGCCGAAGACGAGAGGTCTGCATGCGAAAAGGTGGGAACGGCTCCCTCATGGATCCTGGAGGTCCCCGACGACATACGGCGAGAGCTGTACCAGATCAGCATCGAGGGCGGGCCGGGCGCGGTGGCCGTGACCTACACCCCGGACGAGCAGTGCTTTTTCGCCGGAGACGATCCGTTTCACACGGCCCGCCAGACCCCGGGCCTCCGCTGGGGGCGGGTGCAGACCCGGGAGCCGTGGCCTCCACCCGAGGAGCTCGACCCGTACCGCTGCGTGCTCCGGTTCCGCCTGGTGGCGGCCGCCCCGGTGGAGGAGGTGCGGGAGTGGTTCCGGTACGTGATGGACCAGGTGGAGCTCTACGAGGTCGCCCCAGAGGACTGGGGGGTCCCGGCCGGCGGGCCGGAGGAGGGGGGCTCCGGGCCGACAGCGAACGACGAAAAGGGTACCCGGTCCCCGGGAGGGAGTGAGCCGGGCGGGCCGGAGGACGAGCCCCTTGCCGCGGCGGTGGAGATCCTGCGGGCCCAGACCGAGCTTCTGGCCGCCCCGTGGGACCCGGACATCCGTTTGGGGGTGCTGGAGTCGGTCGCCGGGGTGCTGGGGTCGGTCTTGACGGAGTTGGGGGATGCGGCCGGCGAGGAGCGCGTTGCCGAGGCCTTGGAGACGGCCCGGGCCCAGGGGAGCGGGGAGCCGCTGAGGGCCTTGGCTCTGGATGTCCTTTCCCGCCTTTTGGGGGCGGAGAAGATGCAGCAGGAAGGGGCGGGGGTGGAGCCGGCTCCCCAAGCAGATGGGCCGGCCCCGGAGCGGTCGCCCCAGGAGAACGGAACGGCCTCGGGCCAGAAGATCCGGGTTCTCAAGGTGGACCAGGCCCGGATCGACGCCTTGATGGACCTGGTGGGGGAGCTGGTTGTGGCCAAAAACGCCCTGCCGTTCCTGGCCCGAAAGGCGGAAGAGGTGTTCAAGGTCCGGGATCTGGCCCGGGAGATCAAGAACCAACACGCCGTCATCAACCGGATCGCGGAAGAGCTGCAAGGCGCCGTGATGCAGGTCCGGATGGTGCCGGTGTCCCACGCGTTCCAGCGCTTCCCCCGGCTGGTCCGCGACTTGTCTCGCAAGTTGGGCAAGAAGGTGCGGCTGGTCATGGAAGGGGAGGAGACCGAGGCGGACAAGAACGTGGTGGAGGACCTGGCCGAGCCCCTGGTCCATTTGGTCCGGAACAGCATCGACCACGGGATCGAGACTCCGGAGGAGCGGGAGGCTGCGGGCAAGCCGCCCGAAGGGGAGATTCGGCTGCGGGCGGTGCAGTTCGACGACCAGGTGTGGATCGAGGTGATCGACGACGGCCGGGGCATGGACCCGGAGGTCCTCAAGCGCAAGGCCTACGAGAAGGGCATCCTGAGCGAGGAGCGGCTGGAGACGATCACGGACGACGAGGCGCTCCACCTGATCTTTGCGCCGGGGTTCAGCACCGCCGAGCAGGTGTCGGACGTGTCGGGCCGGGGCGTCGGCATGGACGCCGTGCGGGCCATGGTGGACCGGGTCGGGGGATCGGTATCCGTGCAGAGCACGCTGGGTCGGGGGACCCTCATCCGATTGTCCTTGCCCCTGTCCATGGCCGTGACCCGGGTGATGATCGTGGAGGTGGGGGGCGAGACCCTGGGCGTTCCCATCGAGAACATCGTCGAGACGGTGCGGGTCCCCACGGACGAGATCCACCGGATCAAGCGCCACGAGGCGGTGGTGCTGCGGGACCGCCTGGTTCCCCTGTGCCGGCTGGGCCGGGTCCTCGATCTCGGGGGCGACGAGGCCGGGCCGGGCGAGGAAGAGGCCGTTCTCGTGGTGTCGATCGACGGAAGGGAGCTCGGGCTGGTGGTGGACCGGTTCCACGAAGGGGTGGACATCATCCTGAAACCCCTCGAGGGGATCATGGCGGGGTTTCGGCTCTACGCCGGCACGGCGCTCCTCGGCGACGGTCGGGTGCTCCTGGTGCTGAATCTGAGGGAGTTGGTGGCATGCCTGTGA
- a CDS encoding response regulator produces the protein MRRALIVDDAVTVRMYHRQILEGAGFEVDEAENGVEALEKALVTSYDLLLVDVNMPKMDGYTFLKEVRGTPELRAVPAIMISTEAERRDKEQAYRAGANLYLVKPVRPEALALRATLMTARGGSR, from the coding sequence ATGAGACGAGCACTGATCGTGGACGATGCCGTCACGGTTCGCATGTACCACCGCCAGATCCTGGAGGGGGCCGGGTTCGAGGTGGACGAGGCCGAGAACGGTGTGGAGGCCTTGGAGAAGGCGTTGGTGACCTCCTACGACCTGCTGCTGGTGGACGTGAACATGCCCAAGATGGACGGGTACACGTTTCTGAAGGAGGTCCGGGGCACCCCCGAGCTCCGGGCGGTCCCGGCGATCATGATCAGCACGGAGGCCGAGCGGCGGGACAAGGAACAGGCGTATCGGGCCGGGGCCAACCTGTACCTGGTCAAGCCGGTCCGGCCCGAAGCCCTAGCGTTACGGGCCACCCTGATGACGGCCCGGGGAGGGAGCCGATGA